One window from the genome of Asterias rubens chromosome 11, eAstRub1.3, whole genome shotgun sequence encodes:
- the LOC117296462 gene encoding pre-mRNA-splicing factor SYF2-like, with protein sequence MRTTSLQSKITMATSSKDAGTSTASSSSVKTDRMKRFRELHLRRNEARKLNHAEVVEEDRRLKLPANHEAKRKRADWILQDDEKKKEAEANGQDYERLKLLEVSAEEADRLEKKKKKKNPDQGFAGYEAASFRQYQRNTKQMKVNMDEYERKKEKMGDDMYPGMDTIMQGNYKDSAEGIDRMVTDLEKQIDKRSKYSRRRAFNEEDDIDYINERNMRFNKKAERFYGKYTTEIKQNLERGTAV encoded by the exons ATGCGTACGACGTCATTGCAATCGAAAATAACAATGGCGACATCC AGCAAAGATGCTGGGACATCCACTGCATCCTCTTCATCTGTAAAGACAGATCGAATGAAGAGATTTAGGGAGCTCCATCTTCGCAGG AACGAGGCAAGGAAATTGAACCATGCAGAGGTTGTTGAAGAAGATCGTCGTCTGAAACTGCCAGCAAACCATGAGGCCAAGAGAAAAAGAGCCGACTGGATCTTACAAGATGATGAGAAGAAGAAG GAAGCAGAGGCGAATGGTCAGGACTACGAGAGACTAAAGCTGCTTGAGGTGTCAGCAGAAGAAGCTGACAGActtgagaagaagaaaaagaagaagaatccAGATCAAGGCTTCGCTG GTTACGAAGCAGCGAGTTTCCGACAGTACCAGAGGAATACCAAACAGATGAAAGTGAACATGGACGAATATGAGCGCAAGAAAGAGAAAAT GGGTGATGACATGTACCCTGGGATGGACACCATCATGCAGGGGAACTATAAAGACTCGGCCGAAGGGATCGACCGCATGGTGACCGACCTGGAAAAACA AATTGACAAAAGATCCAAGTACAGCAGAAGACGCGCCTTCAACGAGGAGGACGACATCGACTACATCAACGAACGCAACATGAGATTCAACAAGAAGGCCGAGAGATTCTACGGCAAGTACACCACAGAAATCAAACAGAACTTAGAGAGAGGCACAGCCGTGTAG
- the LOC117296465 gene encoding transcription initiation factor TFIID subunit 12-like, whose product MSSQQTGTTSSGAIPPLAPVSSSSLMSHSQSQLGGGNNQPSVTRKTLQDTIKEIEAQITLLEQTPNVTSRQQDDLAKLRELHTRALAEQEKLKSSKQQQHLQQQLQQQQQQQHLQQQLHQQPATPTTVPVRTGTPPSASLNSTNGTSQSVNVTPAPIQSVPTPAISKPSSSMASGSSMATGAHSSIDPSQILDRKRIQDLVKEVDPNTQLDEDVEEMLLQIADDFIENIVTSGCQLAKHRKSNTLETKDILLHLERNWNMMIPGFSTEDNRQYKRPASTEAHKQRMALIRKTLKK is encoded by the exons ATGAGCAGTCAGCAAACTGGAACTACATCATCTGGGGCGATCCCACCTCTTGCTCCAGTCTCTAGCTCCTCCTTAATGAGCCACTCCCAGTCACAGCTTGGGGGAGGCAATAATCAACCAAGTGTGACTCGTAAGACACTTCAAGACACAATCAAGGAGATTGAAGCACAGATCACG CTTTTGGAGCAGACTCCTAATGTGACAAGCAGGCAGCAAGATGACTTGGCCAAGTTAAGGGAGCTCCACACACGTGCACTGGCAGAACAGGAGAAG CTAAAATCCAGCAAACAGCAGCAGCACTTGCAGCAGCAAttacagcagcaacagcagcagcaacacctTCAACAACAGTTACACCAGCAGCCGGCGACGCCTACAACGGTTCCTGTCAGAACAGGCACCCCACCCTCAGCCTCTTTGAATAGTACGAATGGAACCAGCCAAAGCGTCAACGTGACACCGGCTCCAATTCAGAGTGTCCCTACCCCAGCTATAAGCAAACCCAGCAGCTCTATGGCATCAGGAAGTTCCATGGCAACGGGTGCACACAGTAGTATCGACCCCAGTCAG atTTTGGATAGGAAGCGAATCCAGGACCTGGTGAAAGAGGTAGACCCAAATACCCAGCTAGATGAAGATGTTGAGGAA atGTTGCTGCAGATTGCTGATGACTTTATTGAGAATATAGTGACATCAGGGTGCCAGCTTGCCAAGCACAGGAAGTCAAACACCTTGGAAACTAAGGACATACTACTGCATTTGG AGCGCAATTGGAATATGATGATCCCTGGGTTCTCCACCGAGGACAACAGACAGTACAAGAGGCCGGCGTCAACCGAAGCTCACAAGCAGCGCATGGCTCTTATACGCAAAACCCTCAAGAAATAA
- the LOC117296965 gene encoding cell division cycle 5-like protein, which produces MPRIQIKGGVWRNTEDEILKAAVMKYGKNQWSRIASLLHRKSAKQCKARWFEWLDPSIKKTEWSREEDEKLLHLAKLMPTQWRTIAPIVGRTAAQCLERYEILLDQAQKKEMDGEEFNDPRKLKPGEIDPNPETKPARPDPIDMDEDELEMLSEARARLANTQGKKAKRKAREKQLEEARRLAALQKRRELRAAGIETKQKRRKKRRVDYNADIPFEKKPAPGFYDTTEEAIAPLDPNFKRLRRQEMDEGRRDEVEERERRKDKQRLKKKKENDLPSAISGTNKMAEPQKKRSKLVLPTPQISDAELEEVVKLGQASESARQIAEDGGIANGPSQGLLAEYNVTPGPANLRTPRTPAQHDTVLQEAQNILALQNVDTPLKGGLNTPIAQSDFDGVTPKRAVVATPNTAFSTPFRTPGHSDGMTPRHSMTPQLRPTPGQTPGRTPVRDKLNINSEDAFGEVDDMMFLRQQQKHLKGELRRGLAGLPTPKNDFEIVIPDDSDDVGKDDGDMDPNFVEDEADIELERAARLEEERRQALRQRSKVIQRGLPRPMDINTSILRPKDLDGPMTDTQKAEELIKEEMITMLHYDMLKTPSLDADGIRRVEKLMTKPNPSLHQAYLEKTPYEEIGETGMNEAHKLLEKEMEVVHGGMGHGDLSMEAYTQVWEECQRQVLFLPMQNRYTRANLASKKDRIESAEKKLEVNRNFMTKEAKRAAKLEKKLKILCGGYQSRALSLIKQLGDSYDQVEQTHIELETFEALKRNEDAAIPKRLESLREDLKRQTDREKELQKRFADLTFERDMLLSQDQ; this is translated from the exons ATGCCTCGTATTCAGATAAAAGGGGGTGTTTGGAGAAACACTGAG GATGAGATATTGAAGGCAGCTGTGATGAAATATGGCAAGAACCAGTGGTCAAGAATTGCCTCCTTGCTACATCGGAAGTCTGCCAAACAATGCAAAGCAAGATG GTTCGAGTGGTTGGACCCAAGCATCAAGAAGACAGAATGGAGCAGAGAGGAAGACGAGAAACTTCTCCACCTTGCCAAGCTGATGCCGACTCAATGGAGAACAATAGCGCCCATTGTCGGCAGGACGGCGGCCCAATGCCTTGAACGCTACGAGATTCTCTT AGACCAAGCACAGAAGAAGGAGATGGACGGGGAAGAGTTCAATGACCCCAGGAAGCTGAAACCAGGAGAGATTGACCCTAACCCAGAGACTAAGCCAGCGAGACCCGACCCCATCGATATGGATGAAGACG aGCTTGAGATGTTGTCAGAAGCCCGTGCCCGTCTTGCCAACACCCAGGGCAAGAAGGCCAAACGCAAGGCCCGGGAGAAGCAGCTGGAGGAAGCCCGACGCCTCGCCGCCCTCCAGAAGAGACGTGAGCTCCGGGCGGCCGGCATCGAGACCAAACAGAAGCGACGCAAGAAGCGGAGAGTGGACTACAACGCGGACATCCCATTCGAGAAGAAGCCTGCCCCGGGTTTCTACGACACCACTGAGGAGGCCATTGCTCCGTTGGATCCAAACTTCAAGAGGTTGAGGCGACAGGAGATGGATGAAGGGCGAAGAGATGAGGTCGAAGAG AGAGAGCGTAGGAAGGACAAACAGCgcttgaagaagaagaaagagaaCGATCTACCATCGGCCATCTCAGGGACAAACAA AATGGCGGAACCACAAAAGAAACGGAGCAAGCTCGTGTTACCAACGCCGCAGATATCTGATGCAGAACTGGAAGAG GTGGTGAAACTTGGCCAGGCCAGCGAGAGTGCTAGACAGATAGCGGAGGATGGGGGAATCGCCAACGGCCCATCCCAAGGTCTGCTGGCCGAGTACAATGTCACCCCAGGCCCTGCTAATCTAAGGACTCCACGGACACCGGCGCAGCATGATACAGTACTACAG gaaGCTCAGAACATACTCGCCTTACAGAATGTAGACACGCCCCTGAAGGGGGGCCTGAACACGCCCATCGCCCAGTCTGACTTTGACGGTGTCACTCCAAAGAGGGCGGTTGTGGCCACGCCCAATACTGCCTTCTCTACGCCCTTCAGAACTCCGGGCCACAGCGACG GTATGACCCCCAGGCACAGCATGACCCCACAGCTTCGTCCGACCCCTGGTCAGACCCCAGGACGCACTCCAGTCAGAGACAAACTGAACATCAACAGTGAGGATGCTTTCGGTGAAGTCGACGACATGATGTTTCTCAGACAACAACAG AAACACCTAAAAGGAGAGTTGCGACGTGGCCTGGCAGGTCTTCCAACTCCTAAGAATGACTTTGAGATTGTAATACCTGATGACTCTGACGATGTCGGAAAGGATGATGGTGACATGGATCCTAACTTTGTAGAGGATGAGGCAGATATTGAGCTGGAGAGAGCGGCCCGACTGGAAGAAGAGA GACGTCAGGCTCTGaggcaaaggtcaaaggtcattcaGAGAGGTCTCCCACGACCGATGGACATCAACACGTCGATTTTACGACCGAAGGATTTAGACGGTCCTATGACTGATACACAGAAG GCTGAGGAGTTAATCAAAGAAGAGATGATCACCATGCTGCATTACGACATGTTGAAAACGCCCTCGCTTGATGCTGATGGTATCCGACGCGTGGAGAAACTGATGACCAAGCCAAACCCGTCACTTCATCAAGCGTACTTGGAGAAAACGCCGTACGAAGAGATTGGCGAAACGGGAATGAATGAG GCGCACAAGTTGCTTGAGAAAGAGATGGAGGTTGTCCACGGTGGTATGGGGCACGGAGATCTCTCAATGGAGGCTTACACACAGGTGTGGGAGGAGTGCCAGAGACAGGTGTTGTTCCTACCGATGCAGAACCGTTACACCAGGGCCAACCTGGCTAGTAAGAAAGACAGGATAGAGTCCGCAGAGAAGAAACTGGAG GTGAATCGCAACTTCATGACTAAGGAGGCCAAACGTGCCGCCAAGcttgaaaagaaactgaagatCCTGTGCGGTGGGTACCAGTCCCGTGCACTCAGCCTGATTAAGCAGTTAGGGGACAGCTATGATCAGGTGGAGCAGACGCATATCGAACTGGAGACGTTTGAAGCGCTGAAACGGAACGAGGATGCGGCTATCCCAAAGAGATTAGAG TCGCTCCGAGAAGACTTGaagagacagacagacagagaaAAGGAACTTCAGAAACGCTTCGCCGATCTCACCTTCGAGAGGGATATGCTTCTCAGTCAAGATCAATGA